A stretch of the Thermus thermophilus genome encodes the following:
- a CDS encoding aldehyde ferredoxin oxidoreductase family protein translates to MPKGYHDRVAFVDLSTGKVWYESFGEAFWRRYLGGRALAAYLLLRHVPKGADPLGPENALVFAPGVLTGTPISGSGRNTVAAKSPLTGGYGDAEGGGFFGAELKNAGLDALVVLGQAEAPVYLHVEGGEVAVHPAVHLWGKDPLEVEALLKEAHGGNTRVAQIGLAGENRVLTANVIHDLAHFAGRGGLGAVMGAKRLKAVSARAHKETLPAYHDPGLLKELARRMAKERMDRAAGLVTMGTVGTVKPFNLRGVLPSHNFLDGFLEGAEALDGTSLDALGIRIGRDTCYACAIRCKQVVKIEGTGKYDVRPEYGGPEYEGLGALGSTCGVTDPYAVTKANTLCNQYGLDVIGVGVTIACAMEAVEKGYLDDEGLGLRFGNGDALIAAIEKLARREGRLGELLAQGARRLAEAIGHPELAMHVKGQEVPMHDPRYKRALGVGYAVSPTGADHNHNLHDTAFAKEGRALKELRFYGEDFQPLPIEDLSEAKIRMLWTKTRERGFVNSLVLCDFVPWTPEEWREALYAATGWRLSPEEMLAVGERTLQLTRLFNLREGISPEEDRLPERFFQPFRQGNLEARLDPLAFREAVKAYRRLAGWEEGVAPERLRALGLEEFQNALA, encoded by the coding sequence ATGCCCAAGGGCTATCACGACCGCGTGGCCTTCGTGGACCTCTCCACGGGGAAGGTGTGGTACGAAAGCTTTGGCGAGGCCTTCTGGCGGCGCTACCTGGGGGGGAGGGCGTTGGCCGCCTACCTCCTCCTCAGGCACGTGCCCAAGGGGGCCGATCCCCTGGGCCCCGAGAACGCCCTCGTCTTCGCCCCCGGGGTCCTCACCGGCACCCCCATCTCCGGCTCGGGGCGGAACACCGTGGCCGCCAAGAGCCCCCTCACCGGGGGGTACGGGGACGCAGAGGGCGGCGGCTTCTTCGGGGCGGAGCTGAAGAACGCGGGTCTGGACGCCCTCGTGGTCTTGGGCCAGGCGGAGGCCCCCGTCTACCTCCACGTGGAAGGAGGGGAGGTGGCCGTCCACCCCGCGGTCCACCTCTGGGGCAAGGACCCCCTGGAGGTGGAGGCCCTCCTCAAGGAGGCCCACGGGGGGAACACCCGCGTGGCCCAGATCGGCCTCGCCGGGGAGAACCGGGTCCTCACCGCCAACGTCATCCACGACCTGGCCCACTTCGCCGGGCGGGGGGGCCTGGGGGCGGTGATGGGGGCCAAAAGGCTCAAGGCGGTCTCCGCCCGGGCCCACAAGGAGACCCTTCCCGCCTACCACGACCCCGGCCTTCTCAAGGAGCTCGCCCGGCGCATGGCCAAGGAGCGCATGGACCGGGCGGCGGGCCTCGTCACCATGGGTACCGTGGGCACGGTGAAGCCCTTCAACCTCCGGGGGGTCCTCCCCAGCCACAACTTCCTGGATGGCTTTTTGGAGGGGGCCGAGGCCCTGGACGGGACCAGCCTGGACGCCCTCGGCATCCGCATCGGCCGGGACACCTGCTACGCCTGCGCCATCCGCTGCAAGCAGGTGGTGAAGATTGAGGGCACGGGCAAGTACGACGTCCGCCCCGAGTACGGGGGGCCGGAGTACGAGGGGCTTGGGGCCTTGGGCTCCACCTGCGGGGTCACCGACCCCTACGCCGTGACCAAGGCCAACACCCTCTGCAACCAGTACGGCCTGGACGTCATCGGGGTGGGGGTGACCATTGCCTGCGCCATGGAGGCGGTGGAGAAGGGCTATTTGGACGACGAGGGCCTGGGGCTTCGCTTCGGCAACGGGGATGCCCTCATCGCCGCCATAGAGAAGCTGGCGAGGCGGGAGGGGAGGCTTGGGGAGCTTCTCGCCCAGGGGGCGAGGCGCCTTGCTGAAGCCATCGGCCACCCCGAGCTCGCCATGCACGTGAAGGGGCAGGAGGTGCCCATGCACGACCCCCGGTACAAGCGGGCCCTGGGGGTGGGGTATGCGGTGAGCCCCACGGGGGCGGACCACAACCACAACCTCCACGACACCGCCTTCGCCAAGGAGGGGAGGGCCCTGAAGGAGCTCCGCTTCTACGGGGAGGACTTCCAGCCCCTGCCCATAGAGGACCTTTCCGAGGCCAAGATCCGGATGCTCTGGACCAAGACCCGGGAGCGGGGGTTCGTGAACAGCCTGGTGCTCTGCGACTTCGTCCCCTGGACCCCGGAGGAGTGGCGGGAGGCCCTCTACGCCGCCACGGGCTGGCGGCTTTCCCCGGAGGAGATGCTTGCGGTGGGGGAGAGGACGCTCCAGCTCACCCGGCTTTTCAACCTGCGGGAGGGGATCTCCCCGGAGGAGGACCGGCTTCCCGAGCGCTTCTTCCAGCCCTTCCGCCAGGGGAACCTCGAGGCCCGCTTAGACCCCCTGGCCTTCCGGGAGGCGGTCAAGGCCTACCGGAGGCTTGCGGGCTGGGAGGAGGGCGTGGCCCCCGAAAGGCTTAGGGCCTTGGGCCTAGAGGAGTTCCAGAACGCCCTGGCGTAG
- a CDS encoding ABC transporter substrate-binding protein, whose protein sequence is MKKALLLVAALGVAFAQQAKPEDVIKEQCAKAKVVAELWHGFTGGAPKTALENLVVEFNKGQQGRCVRPVPQGGYRDLSTKIKAAFAAGKVPAMAQAYENNIALYLEAKALLPIEALGVRLQGVNLSFLNAVRFGGVVYGVPFNKSIQVLYYNKDLLKKHGAKVPASLEEFVATAKRLSQAEGGPVYWFQPDASTFAYFFFNLGGSYLKDGKLVLNSKEAVEALTLLQNGVKEGWAKAITSGYINQNLGSGPYAFSVDTSAGYTYYRQGAKFDLGVATLPGRTKGQPGYGLVQGTNLVVFRQASKEEQAVAKDFLQFVLSPRAQAVFATATGYVPVTEGALKDPVYQAYAAENPDYATIVRQSRYAKFEPALAEWEQIRFDILGQAIKEAILNKADPKAALDKAQRLAEDLLSGKTR, encoded by the coding sequence ATGAAGAAGGCGCTTTTGCTGGTGGCGGCGCTGGGCGTGGCCTTCGCCCAGCAGGCCAAGCCGGAGGACGTGATCAAGGAGCAGTGCGCCAAGGCCAAGGTGGTGGCCGAGCTCTGGCACGGCTTCACCGGGGGGGCCCCCAAGACCGCCTTGGAGAACCTGGTGGTGGAGTTCAACAAGGGCCAGCAGGGGCGGTGCGTCCGCCCCGTGCCCCAGGGGGGGTACCGGGATCTTTCCACCAAGATCAAGGCGGCCTTCGCCGCCGGGAAGGTTCCGGCCATGGCCCAGGCCTACGAGAACAACATCGCCCTCTACCTCGAGGCCAAAGCCCTTCTGCCCATTGAGGCTCTGGGGGTCAGGCTCCAAGGGGTGAACCTCAGCTTCCTGAACGCCGTGCGCTTCGGGGGCGTGGTCTACGGGGTGCCCTTCAACAAGAGCATCCAGGTCCTCTACTACAACAAGGACCTCCTGAAGAAGCACGGGGCTAAGGTGCCGGCGAGCCTCGAGGAGTTCGTGGCCACCGCCAAGAGGCTTTCCCAGGCCGAGGGCGGCCCCGTCTACTGGTTCCAGCCCGACGCCTCCACCTTCGCCTACTTCTTCTTCAACCTGGGCGGGAGCTACCTCAAGGACGGGAAGCTGGTGCTGAACTCCAAGGAGGCGGTGGAGGCCCTCACCCTCCTGCAAAACGGGGTCAAGGAGGGGTGGGCCAAGGCCATCACCTCCGGCTACATCAACCAGAACCTGGGCTCGGGTCCCTACGCCTTTAGCGTGGACACCTCCGCGGGCTACACCTACTACCGCCAGGGGGCCAAGTTTGACCTCGGGGTGGCCACCCTGCCGGGCCGGACCAAGGGCCAGCCGGGCTACGGCCTCGTCCAGGGGACGAACCTGGTGGTCTTCCGCCAGGCCTCTAAGGAGGAGCAGGCGGTGGCCAAGGACTTCCTCCAGTTCGTCCTCTCCCCCAGGGCCCAGGCCGTCTTCGCCACGGCCACGGGCTACGTGCCCGTCACCGAGGGGGCCCTCAAGGACCCCGTCTACCAGGCCTACGCTGCCGAGAACCCCGACTACGCCACCATCGTGCGCCAAAGCCGCTACGCCAAGTTTGAGCCCGCCTTGGCGGAGTGGGAGCAGATCCGCTTTGACATCCTGGGCCAGGCCATCAAGGAGGCCATTCTCAACAAGGCCGACCCCAAGGCCGCCTTGGACAAGGCCCAGAGGCTGGCGGAAGACCTCCTTTCCGGCAAGACCCGCTGA
- a CDS encoding carbohydrate ABC transporter permease — MRFRLSLLGVHLVLLVGGGIMAFPFYWMLATSFKSPQEALQAQPVWVPERIKPANWFKAARLGDSPLWGGLGPGRSAELFFPGPEGLPPRALVPRSPGAFFDPVADGTKVEVARGEGGWWVRLTNTGEAGFRRVPLVVLWPKGVPLEPPLPPDALRSQGEYWRLEWVNAVPGALGYVFHNYLEAWDAAPWGRYFFVSFFTASVQVAVGLFLAALAAFALARIPFPGKEAVFVLILATMMVPGEVLLIPNYVLLARLGWLDTYYALIVPWLASVFGIFLLRQFYLSLPQDLFDAARIDGAGYLTQLFRIALPLSLPGLVSYGIFTFLGAYNALLWPLIVTQSPEMRTVQLGLLAFVSEAGSDYGALMAASAFVIAPVVLGYFVAQRQFIQGIARTGLK; from the coding sequence ATGAGGTTTAGGCTTTCGCTCCTCGGGGTGCACCTGGTCCTTTTGGTGGGCGGGGGGATCATGGCCTTCCCCTTCTACTGGATGCTGGCCACCAGCTTCAAAAGCCCCCAGGAGGCCCTGCAGGCCCAGCCGGTGTGGGTGCCGGAGCGCATCAAGCCCGCGAACTGGTTCAAGGCGGCGAGGCTCGGGGATAGCCCCCTTTGGGGAGGCCTCGGTCCCGGAAGGAGCGCGGAGCTCTTCTTCCCGGGCCCTGAAGGCCTTCCCCCGAGGGCCCTCGTGCCCCGCTCCCCGGGGGCCTTCTTTGACCCGGTGGCGGACGGGACCAAGGTGGAGGTGGCCCGGGGGGAGGGGGGGTGGTGGGTCCGCCTCACCAACACGGGGGAGGCCGGCTTCCGCCGGGTCCCCCTGGTGGTCCTCTGGCCCAAGGGGGTGCCCTTGGAGCCCCCCCTGCCCCCGGACGCCCTCCGCTCCCAGGGGGAGTACTGGCGGCTGGAGTGGGTGAACGCGGTGCCCGGGGCCTTGGGGTACGTGTTCCACAACTACCTCGAGGCCTGGGACGCCGCCCCCTGGGGCCGGTACTTCTTCGTGAGCTTCTTCACTGCCTCCGTCCAGGTGGCGGTGGGCCTCTTCCTCGCCGCCCTGGCCGCCTTCGCCCTGGCCCGCATCCCCTTCCCAGGAAAGGAGGCCGTCTTCGTCCTCATCCTGGCCACCATGATGGTCCCGGGGGAGGTCCTCCTCATCCCCAACTACGTCCTCCTCGCCCGGCTGGGCTGGCTGGACACCTACTACGCCCTCATCGTCCCCTGGCTCGCCTCGGTCTTCGGCATCTTTCTCCTGCGGCAGTTCTACCTCTCCCTTCCCCAGGACCTCTTTGACGCCGCCAGGATTGACGGGGCCGGCTACCTCACCCAGCTTTTCCGCATCGCCTTGCCCTTGAGCCTGCCGGGGCTCGTGTCCTATGGGATCTTCACCTTCCTCGGGGCCTACAACGCCCTGCTTTGGCCCCTCATCGTCACCCAAAGCCCGGAGATGCGCACGGTGCAGCTTGGGCTCCTCGCCTTCGTTTCCGAGGCGGGCTCGGACTACGGCGCCTTGATGGCCGCGAGTGCCTTCGTCATCGCCCCCGTGGTCCTGGGCTACTTCGTGGCCCAGCGGCAGTTCATCCAGGGGATCGCCCGCACGGGGCTGAAGTGA
- a CDS encoding carbohydrate ABC transporter permease: MRTYPLHGILGVGVLLALGLYAQRLGFLPAWAAWGLWAGYLPLALWGLLWGGWRAVPLALGLLAPLFPPLAFLGPLGAALALGRTLPEKAQAAFYGWALVWPALALLLVWQVFPTLYAFYLSLFDRVNFLRPAAFAGLQNYRILLEDPLFWRALGNTFWYVVFTVPTGLLLATFVAILLNTRVAFLGLYRTLFFLPYITALTAAAAVWRWIYHPEFGFLNWLLRTPGLDWLNTPTGVFALLLRPLGIEVQGFWAGPSLAFVAVMAMSVWHFLGYQVVILLAGLQAIPKEYYEAAELDGATFWQRHRLITWPLLSPTTFFLFTLGLIGAFQVFTQVYVLTPTGGVLQDTLTLAFYLYNKGFRDSDFSYASAIAMVTFLIILALTLVQRRVLERRVNYEV; the protein is encoded by the coding sequence ATGAGGACCTATCCCCTGCACGGGATCTTGGGCGTGGGGGTGCTCCTCGCCCTCGGCCTCTACGCCCAGAGGCTGGGCTTTCTCCCCGCCTGGGCGGCGTGGGGCCTGTGGGCCGGGTACCTCCCCCTTGCGCTCTGGGGGCTCCTTTGGGGAGGGTGGCGGGCCGTGCCCCTCGCCCTCGGGCTTTTGGCCCCTCTTTTCCCGCCTTTGGCCTTTCTCGGGCCCTTGGGCGCCGCCTTGGCCCTGGGGCGGACCCTTCCGGAGAAGGCCCAGGCCGCCTTCTACGGCTGGGCCCTGGTTTGGCCGGCCCTCGCCCTCCTTCTGGTGTGGCAGGTCTTTCCTACCCTCTACGCCTTTTACCTCAGTCTCTTTGACCGGGTGAACTTCCTCAGGCCCGCGGCCTTCGCCGGGCTCCAGAACTACCGGATCCTCCTCGAGGACCCCCTCTTCTGGCGCGCCTTGGGCAACACCTTCTGGTACGTGGTCTTCACCGTGCCCACCGGGCTTCTCCTCGCCACCTTCGTGGCCATCCTCCTCAACACCCGGGTGGCCTTCCTCGGGCTGTACCGGACCCTCTTCTTCCTCCCCTACATCACCGCCCTCACGGCGGCGGCCGCCGTGTGGCGCTGGATCTACCACCCGGAGTTCGGCTTCCTCAACTGGCTCCTCCGCACCCCGGGCCTGGACTGGCTGAACACCCCCACCGGGGTCTTCGCCCTCCTCCTCCGGCCCTTGGGGATAGAGGTCCAGGGGTTTTGGGCCGGGCCCAGCCTGGCCTTCGTGGCCGTCATGGCCATGAGCGTATGGCACTTTTTGGGCTACCAGGTGGTGATCCTCCTGGCGGGGCTCCAGGCCATCCCCAAGGAGTACTACGAGGCCGCGGAGCTGGACGGGGCCACCTTCTGGCAGCGCCACCGCCTCATCACCTGGCCCCTCCTTTCGCCCACCACCTTCTTCCTCTTCACCCTGGGGCTCATCGGGGCCTTCCAGGTCTTCACCCAGGTCTACGTCCTCACCCCCACGGGCGGGGTGCTGCAGGACACCCTGACCCTGGCCTTCTACCTCTACAACAAGGGCTTCCGCGACTCGGACTTCTCCTACGCCAGCGCCATCGCCATGGTCACCTTCCTGATCATCCTGGCCCTCACCCTGGTCCAGCGCCGGGTTCTGGAGAGGCGGGTGAACTATGAGGTTTAG
- the tsaB gene encoding tRNA (adenosine(37)-N6)-threonylcarbamoyltransferase complex dimerization subunit type 1 TsaB, producing MGRMWTLVLDTATPYLSLGLFQGEAGVGRVKRVERRHEEVLFGLLEEVLREVGVGREEIGALVLGEGPGSYTGLRIALAAGLGLAQALGARVYGVSSLLAASWPFLQEGEPLTPLFTARNGLFYGATYTLEGGRPKEVAPPRKLKAQELPQEGRLLLDPPPDPRALYELLPFAHEGVEPLYL from the coding sequence ATGGGGAGGATGTGGACGCTGGTCCTGGACACGGCCACCCCTTACCTCTCCCTGGGGCTCTTCCAGGGGGAGGCGGGGGTAGGCCGGGTCAAGCGGGTGGAACGGCGGCACGAGGAAGTCCTCTTCGGCCTCCTGGAGGAGGTCCTGAGGGAGGTTGGGGTCGGGCGCGAGGAGATCGGCGCCCTGGTCTTGGGCGAGGGGCCGGGCTCCTACACGGGCCTGCGCATCGCCTTGGCCGCGGGCCTCGGCCTCGCCCAGGCCCTGGGAGCCAGGGTCTATGGGGTGAGCTCCCTCCTCGCCGCCTCTTGGCCCTTCCTTCAGGAAGGGGAGCCCCTCACCCCCCTCTTCACCGCTAGAAACGGCCTCTTCTACGGGGCCACCTACACCCTGGAAGGGGGAAGGCCCAAGGAGGTGGCCCCCCCGAGGAAGCTCAAGGCCCAGGAGCTCCCGCAGGAAGGCCGCCTCCTCCTGGACCCTCCCCCCGACCCCCGGGCCCTCTACGAGCTCCTCCCCTTCGCCCACGAGGGGGTGGAGCCCCTCTACCTCTGA
- a CDS encoding flavodoxin family protein — MGLHVLGVNASARTDGFTAELLDEVLEAARRKGATTERLDLVRHPFPLCAGNYSVDPASCGPETCVQGPWDGFGKVAERILSADAVVFATPVYWFSVSSRMKALLERMTSMENQGLLNLGKPMALLAVAEEEGASQALAQMLLPLSYMGFVLAPLGLVYAHHRGVGRLRENPELLEDARIAGENLVLMAERLRGSSFQEPLPSHLYRAPASRAAGD; from the coding sequence ATGGGCCTACACGTCCTCGGCGTGAACGCATCGGCAAGGACGGACGGGTTTACGGCGGAGCTTTTGGACGAGGTTTTGGAGGCGGCCAGGCGCAAGGGGGCGACCACCGAGCGCCTGGATTTGGTGCGGCACCCCTTTCCCCTCTGCGCCGGCAACTACTCCGTGGATCCCGCTTCCTGCGGGCCGGAAACCTGCGTCCAGGGGCCCTGGGACGGGTTTGGCAAGGTGGCGGAGCGGATCCTTTCCGCCGACGCGGTGGTCTTCGCCACGCCCGTCTACTGGTTCAGCGTCTCCTCCCGGATGAAGGCCCTCCTGGAGCGGATGACCTCCATGGAGAACCAGGGCCTCCTGAACCTGGGCAAGCCCATGGCCCTCCTGGCGGTGGCGGAGGAGGAAGGGGCGAGCCAGGCCCTCGCCCAGATGCTCCTGCCCCTCTCCTACATGGGCTTCGTCCTCGCCCCCTTGGGCCTGGTCTACGCCCACCATCGGGGCGTGGGGCGCTTGAGGGAAAACCCCGAGCTTTTGGAGGACGCCCGCATCGCCGGGGAGAACCTGGTGCTGATGGCGGAGAGGCTCCGGGGGAGCTCCTTCCAGGAGCCCTTGCCGAGCCACCTCTACCGGGCGCCCGCCTCGAGGGCCGCGGGGGACTGA
- a CDS encoding SDR family NAD(P)-dependent oxidoreductase has translation MGLFAGKGVLVTGGARGIGRAIAQAFAREGALVALCDLRPEGKEVAEAIGGVFFQVDLEDERERVRFVEEAAYALGRVDVLVNNAAIAAPGSALTVRLPEWRRVLEVNLTAPMHLSALAAREMRKVGGGAIVNVASVQGLFAEQENAAYNASKGGLVNLTRSLALDLAPLRIRVNAVAPGAIATEAVLEAIALSPDPERTRKDWEDLHALRRLGKPEEVAEAVLFLASEKASFITGAILPVDGGMTASFMMAGRPV, from the coding sequence ATGGGCCTTTTCGCTGGCAAGGGGGTGCTGGTGACCGGAGGGGCCCGGGGCATCGGCCGGGCCATCGCCCAGGCCTTCGCCCGGGAGGGGGCCTTGGTGGCCCTGTGCGACCTCCGCCCGGAGGGGAAGGAGGTGGCGGAGGCCATCGGGGGAGTGTTTTTCCAGGTGGACCTCGAGGACGAGAGGGAGCGGGTGCGCTTCGTGGAGGAGGCCGCCTACGCCCTGGGCCGGGTGGACGTTCTGGTCAACAACGCCGCCATCGCCGCCCCCGGCTCGGCTCTCACGGTGCGGCTTCCCGAGTGGCGCAGGGTGCTTGAGGTCAACCTCACCGCCCCCATGCACCTTTCCGCCTTGGCCGCGCGGGAGATGCGGAAGGTGGGCGGTGGGGCCATCGTCAACGTGGCCAGCGTGCAGGGGCTTTTCGCCGAGCAGGAGAACGCCGCCTACAACGCCTCCAAGGGGGGGCTTGTGAACCTCACCCGCTCCCTGGCCCTGGACCTCGCCCCCCTCCGCATCCGGGTGAACGCGGTGGCGCCCGGGGCCATCGCCACGGAGGCGGTCCTGGAGGCCATCGCCCTCTCCCCGGACCCGGAGAGGACCCGGAAGGACTGGGAGGACCTCCACGCCCTGAGGCGCCTGGGGAAGCCCGAGGAGGTGGCGGAGGCCGTCCTCTTCCTGGCCTCGGAGAAGGCCAGCTTCATCACCGGGGCCATCCTGCCCGTGGACGGCGGGATGACGGCGAGCTTCATGATGGCGGGGCGGCCGGTGTAG
- a CDS encoding NAD(P)/FAD-dependent oxidoreductase, whose product MWDVIVVGGGPSGLSAALFLARAGLKVLVLDGGRSKVKGVSRVPNYPGLLDEPSGEELLRRLEAHARRYGAEVRPGVVKGVRDMGGVFEVETEEGVEKAERLLLCTHKDPTLPSLLGLTRRGAYIDTDEGGRTSYPRVYAAGVARGKVPGHAIISAGDGAYVAVHLVSDLRGEPYKDHAV is encoded by the coding sequence ATGTGGGACGTGATCGTGGTGGGAGGTGGCCCCTCGGGGCTTTCCGCCGCCCTCTTCCTGGCCAGGGCCGGGCTTAAGGTCCTGGTCCTGGACGGGGGCCGCTCCAAGGTCAAGGGCGTGAGCCGGGTGCCCAACTACCCCGGCCTCCTGGACGAGCCTTCCGGCGAAGAACTCCTCCGCCGCCTCGAGGCCCACGCCCGCCGGTACGGGGCCGAGGTCCGCCCCGGGGTGGTGAAGGGGGTGCGGGACATGGGCGGCGTCTTTGAAGTGGAGACCGAGGAAGGGGTGGAGAAGGCGGAGCGCCTGCTCCTTTGCACCCACAAGGACCCCACCCTCCCGAGCCTCCTCGGGCTGACCCGCCGCGGCGCCTACATTGACACCGACGAAGGGGGCCGGACCAGCTACCCCCGGGTCTACGCCGCCGGCGTGGCCCGCGGCAAGGTGCCGGGCCACGCCATCATCAGCGCCGGGGACGGGGCCTACGTGGCCGTCCACCTGGTCTCCGACCTGCGGGGCGAGCCCTACAAGGACCACGCCGTGTAG
- a CDS encoding PASTA domain-containing protein, giving the protein MLLDDRYPVLETLESRDGVTLYRVEGGLVFSFDVRTPQDKDRFYRYRAAIRRLEELGLLEAQVSAKPGRYYAFFPERPLSGRRPPKEVLAALAPFGFGPEHVAMGEDGVAYLAPWPLRPGAARRGRGGFWSRVAPGLFLLGLGLLLLAQGLDRYFNPPEYVVPDLVGKTAREAFLLLRDTGLGLEVEEGNDPSRPKEVVLEQDPPPGTRLRAGRVVRLVLNQARLVPVPDLRGLPRAEAEDWLSGLGFQVGRVAAVEAEEAAGTVLATSPPAGTPMAYGARVDLLVAGERSGETVVVPRLVGLKREDALFLLNAAGLLPQVEEVPSGAPEGLVLAQVPGPGEAVLSGSPVRLRVAVQGAVQLPEAFPGTPLRSVVLALDLPPEAQGRQVRLLLVDARGAQVVYEGPGEEGLRLSGTYQVLGEARFRLYLDGELFQEWAP; this is encoded by the coding sequence ATGCTCTTGGACGACCGCTACCCCGTTCTGGAGACGCTGGAGAGCCGGGACGGGGTGACCCTCTACCGGGTGGAGGGGGGGCTGGTCTTCTCCTTTGACGTCCGCACGCCCCAGGACAAGGACCGCTTCTACCGCTACCGGGCGGCGATACGGCGCCTGGAGGAGCTCGGCCTCCTCGAGGCCCAGGTCTCGGCCAAGCCGGGGCGGTACTACGCCTTCTTTCCCGAACGGCCTCTGAGCGGGCGGCGCCCTCCTAAGGAGGTCCTGGCCGCTTTGGCCCCCTTCGGCTTCGGGCCGGAGCACGTGGCCATGGGGGAGGACGGGGTGGCCTACCTCGCCCCCTGGCCCCTCCGCCCGGGGGCCGCGAGGCGGGGCCGGGGGGGGTTTTGGTCCCGGGTGGCCCCGGGGCTTTTCCTCCTGGGCCTGGGCCTCCTCCTCTTGGCCCAGGGGCTTGACCGCTACTTCAACCCTCCCGAGTACGTGGTCCCCGACCTGGTGGGCAAGACCGCGCGGGAGGCTTTCCTTCTCCTCCGGGATACGGGGCTTGGCCTGGAGGTGGAGGAGGGGAACGACCCCTCGAGGCCCAAGGAGGTGGTGCTGGAGCAGGACCCCCCGCCCGGCACCCGCCTCCGGGCCGGGCGGGTGGTGCGCCTGGTCCTGAACCAGGCGCGGCTCGTGCCCGTCCCCGACCTCCGGGGCCTCCCCAGGGCGGAGGCGGAGGACTGGCTTTCAGGACTCGGCTTCCAGGTGGGGCGGGTGGCCGCGGTGGAGGCCGAGGAGGCGGCGGGGACCGTCCTCGCCACGAGCCCCCCTGCGGGGACGCCCATGGCCTACGGGGCCCGGGTGGACCTCCTGGTGGCGGGGGAGCGGTCCGGGGAGACGGTGGTCGTTCCCCGGCTCGTGGGCCTGAAGCGGGAGGACGCCCTCTTCCTGTTGAACGCCGCGGGGCTTTTGCCCCAGGTGGAGGAGGTGCCTTCGGGGGCGCCTGAGGGCCTGGTCCTGGCGCAGGTGCCGGGGCCGGGGGAGGCCGTCCTTTCCGGAAGCCCGGTGCGGCTTAGGGTGGCGGTCCAGGGGGCGGTCCAGCTGCCCGAGGCCTTCCCCGGGACCCCCCTCCGCTCCGTGGTTTTGGCCCTGGACCTGCCCCCCGAGGCCCAAGGCCGGCAGGTGCGCCTCCTCCTCGTGGACGCCCGGGGGGCCCAGGTGGTCTACGAGGGGCCGGGAGAGGAGGGCCTGAGGCTTTCGGGGACCTACCAGGTCCTGGGGGAGGCCCGCTTCCGCCTCTATTTGGACGGGGAGCTTTTCCAGGAGTGGGCGCCTTGA
- a CDS encoding YraN family protein translates to MGALRGRWAEEEALRFLLGKGYRLLWRNRRTPFGEVDLFLEKDGVYVVVEVKQRASSRFGAPLEAITPGKVRRLLQSARFLLGRDDLPVRLEAVLVHGTPKDFRLEHLVLEL, encoded by the coding sequence GTGGGCGCCTTGAGGGGAAGGTGGGCCGAGGAGGAGGCCCTGCGCTTCCTCCTCGGTAAGGGTTACCGCCTCCTTTGGAGGAACCGCCGCACCCCCTTCGGGGAGGTGGACCTCTTTCTGGAAAAAGACGGGGTCTACGTGGTGGTGGAGGTGAAGCAGCGGGCCTCCAGCCGCTTCGGCGCCCCCCTGGAAGCCATCACCCCGGGGAAGGTGCGGAGGCTTCTCCAAAGCGCCCGCTTCCTCCTGGGCCGGGACGACCTGCCGGTGCGCCTCGAGGCCGTCCTCGTCCACGGCACCCCAAAGGACTTCCGCCTGGAGCACCTTGTGCTGGAGCTCTAG